A window from Ignavibacteriota bacterium encodes these proteins:
- a CDS encoding LUD domain-containing protein codes for MSSKDKILSRVKIALSNKLEKEEIIPNTDDLLFSKINEFTMVKKSELIKQFENELQKINGEFLLVENFEKAAESITKILNSESENFVVTTNQELCLKIKNQIEKQIPQINFIVANDFNNEERKQKISEIKTSIVQADYAVSDIAQLIFFYDNSKTSFPHFLCDYVIAILEVKYLIPNQFELFKIIDKEKAKNMVMVAGPSRTADIEKVLVLGAHGPRKLLVIFVDDPSLDKN; via the coding sequence ATGAGCAGCAAAGATAAAATACTTTCCAGAGTTAAAATTGCATTAAGCAACAAATTGGAAAAAGAGGAAATAATTCCAAACACGGATGATTTACTTTTTTCAAAAATTAATGAATTTACAATGGTTAAAAAATCAGAATTGATTAAACAATTTGAAAATGAATTACAAAAAATTAATGGTGAATTTTTATTAGTTGAAAATTTCGAAAAAGCAGCTGAATCAATAACAAAAATTTTAAATTCAGAGAGTGAAAATTTTGTTGTTACAACTAATCAAGAATTATGTCTTAAAATAAAAAATCAAATTGAAAAACAAATTCCCCAAATTAATTTTATTGTAGCAAATGATTTTAATAATGAAGAGCGGAAACAAAAAATTAGTGAAATCAAAACTTCCATAGTTCAAGCTGATTATGCTGTTTCAGATATTGCTCAACTTATATTTTTCTATGATAATTCAAAAACAAGTTTTCCACATTTTCTTTGTGATTATGTTATTGCAATTTTAGAAGTTAAATATCTAATCCCAAATCAATTTGAACTTTTTAAAATAATTGATAAAGAAAAAGCGAAAAATATGGTGATGGTAGCTGGACCAAGTCGTACAGCCGATATAGAAAAAGTTTTAGTTTTAGGTGCTCATGGTCCAAGAAAATTATTAGTGATTTTTGTTGACGATCCGTCACTTGATAAAAATTAA
- a CDS encoding acetate/propionate family kinase, whose amino-acid sequence MKIVVCNIGSTSLKFQLLDMNNEQQLAKGYIERVGEKDAIVNYWIGNEKITSITSNVPTLKNAVKLSLDFLLDPKNNLLKSIEEIDGIGFKTIQAGDKNGSVILDDEVLQAMENYSSLAPAHNPPYLEAIHMFRELLPNTNLVGVFEPGFHVDIPDYARVYGVPIEWIENYGVIKYGYHGASHRFITSETIKVLNLYKENHKIISVHLGGSSSLCAYKNGKSIDTTMGFTPQTGLIQGTRIGDLDPFVLPYIMEKKKITLDEALKECSKNSGLKGLSGISADMREIKEAIKENNKNALLARNKFIYDIKRYIGEYIILMEGIDAITFTGGIGQKDWELREEVLNSLKFLGFELNKEFNQTHQQIINTENSKFFALVLDTNEELVVARETKKVILQKK is encoded by the coding sequence ATGAAAATTGTTGTTTGCAATATTGGTTCAACAAGTTTAAAATTCCAATTACTGGATATGAATAATGAACAACAATTAGCAAAAGGTTATATTGAAAGAGTTGGTGAAAAAGATGCAATTGTAAATTATTGGATCGGAAATGAAAAAATTACTTCAATTACTTCAAATGTTCCAACACTTAAAAATGCAGTTAAACTTTCATTGGATTTTTTACTTGATCCAAAAAATAATCTTCTTAAAAGTATTGAAGAAATTGATGGAATTGGATTTAAAACAATTCAAGCCGGTGATAAAAATGGTTCAGTTATTTTAGATGATGAAGTTTTGCAAGCGATGGAAAATTATTCATCATTAGCTCCCGCCCATAATCCGCCGTATCTAGAAGCTATACATATGTTTCGTGAGTTACTTCCGAACACAAATTTAGTTGGAGTTTTTGAACCGGGATTTCATGTTGATATTCCGGATTATGCTAGAGTTTATGGAGTTCCGATTGAATGGATTGAAAATTATGGAGTAATAAAATATGGCTATCATGGCGCTTCGCACAGATTTATTACTTCTGAAACAATTAAAGTTCTAAATCTATATAAAGAAAATCACAAAATTATTTCTGTTCATTTAGGCGGATCTTCATCGTTATGTGCTTATAAAAATGGAAAATCTATTGATACAACAATGGGATTTACACCTCAAACCGGATTAATTCAAGGAACTCGAATAGGCGATTTGGATCCGTTCGTTCTTCCATACATTATGGAAAAAAAGAAAATTACACTTGATGAAGCATTGAAAGAATGTTCAAAAAATAGCGGATTGAAAGGACTTTCTGGAATTTCTGCTGATATGCGTGAAATTAAAGAAGCAATTAAAGAAAATAATAAAAATGCACTGCTGGCAAGGAATAAATTTATTTATGATATCAAAAGATATATTGGTGAATATATAATTTTAATGGAAGGAATTGATGCAATAACATTTACCGGCGGTATTGGACAAAAAGATTGGGAATTGCGAGAAGAAGTTTTAAACTCTTTAAAATTTTTAGGGTTTGAATTAAATAAAGAATTTAATCAAACACATCAACAAATTATTAACACTGAAAATTCAAAATTCTTCGCGTTAGTTTTAGATACAAATGAAGAACTTGTTGTAGCAAGAGAAACTAAAAAAGTTATCTTACAAAAGAAATAA
- a CDS encoding iron-sulfur cluster-binding protein, whose translation MDNQKLNIKKHVEEALADENLRKAVYKATASTSSSRISTTNSIPYWEELRNKTHKIKKDVIENLDKYLELFEKKCIENGIKIHWAVDGNDAKKIILDIARKNNVKTIVKSKSLTTEEIHLNELLIENNIDAVETDLGEYIVQLNNQVPSHLIAPALHLSRNDIGKLFTEKLKTPFTNVPEELLLIARKKLREKFLSAEMSISGVNFGFAENGNFCVVENEANAHLSISLPKIHLALMGIEKLLPSIDDLPFFLKLLAPSATGQKSSTYVNFIGGPSSKKYNEGPEEVHIVLLDNGRSKILADPKLRETLYCIRCGACLNVCPVYQQIGGHAYNWVYMGPIGITLIPQYLSEIEGKEAPYLSSLCGACGDVCPVKIKLPEHILELRKKVVEKDKSKFLEKIIIKTWAYISTKPKLYRFFGWSAKKAQNFIPNEYLKIPGYHKKRSFPGIDKKGFRQQFYELYNSDK comes from the coding sequence TTGGATAATCAAAAACTGAATATCAAAAAACATGTAGAAGAAGCTTTAGCTGATGAAAATTTAAGAAAAGCAGTTTATAAAGCAACAGCGTCAACTTCATCAAGCAGAATTAGTACAACTAACTCAATTCCTTATTGGGAAGAATTGAGAAATAAAACTCATAAAATCAAAAAAGATGTAATTGAAAATCTTGATAAATATTTAGAACTATTTGAAAAAAAATGTATTGAAAACGGAATTAAAATTCATTGGGCTGTTGATGGAAATGATGCAAAAAAAATAATTTTAGATATTGCAAGAAAAAATAATGTTAAAACAATTGTTAAATCAAAATCACTTACCACAGAAGAAATTCACTTAAATGAACTTTTAATAGAAAATAATATTGATGCAGTTGAAACAGATCTAGGAGAATATATTGTTCAGCTTAATAATCAGGTCCCTTCACATTTAATTGCTCCGGCATTGCATCTTAGCAGAAATGATATCGGTAAATTATTCACTGAAAAATTAAAAACTCCTTTTACAAATGTACCAGAAGAATTACTACTTATCGCAAGAAAAAAATTGCGAGAAAAATTTCTTTCTGCAGAAATGAGTATTTCCGGTGTGAATTTTGGATTTGCTGAAAACGGTAATTTCTGTGTTGTTGAAAATGAAGCTAATGCACACTTAAGTATTAGTCTTCCCAAAATTCATTTGGCTTTAATGGGAATTGAAAAACTTTTACCAAGCATTGACGATTTACCTTTTTTCTTGAAACTTTTAGCTCCAAGCGCAACTGGACAAAAATCTTCTACTTACGTAAATTTTATTGGCGGACCAAGTTCAAAAAAATATAATGAAGGTCCGGAAGAAGTTCATATTGTTTTGTTAGATAATGGAAGATCAAAAATTCTCGCTGATCCAAAATTGCGTGAAACACTTTATTGTATTAGGTGTGGAGCCTGCTTAAATGTATGTCCGGTTTATCAGCAAATTGGTGGTCATGCTTATAATTGGGTTTATATGGGCCCAATTGGAATTACATTAATTCCGCAATATTTAAGTGAGATTGAAGGAAAAGAAGCGCCGTATTTATCAAGTTTGTGCGGAGCTTGCGGTGATGTTTGTCCCGTTAAAATTAAACTTCCCGAGCATATTCTTGAGTTAAGAAAAAAAGTTGTAGAAAAAGACAAATCAAAATTTCTTGAGAAAATTATTATTAAAACTTGGGCATATATTTCTACCAAACCAAAGTTATATAGATTTTTTGGATGGAGTGCTAAAAAAGCACAAAATTTTATTCCAAATGAATATTTAAAAATTCCGGGATATCATAAAAAAAGATCATTTCCGGGAATTGATAAAAAAGGTTTTCGTCAACAATTTTACGAACTATATAATTCCGATAAATGA
- a CDS encoding rhamnulokinase: protein MKSNKFLAIDFGAESGRAIVGILENNKIRLEEVHRFPNRPVNIHGSLYWNILQLFEELKTGISKAVQKGHVDIQSIAVDTWGVDFGFVTQDNQLLGNPFAYRDSRTNGILEHAFKLMPKKNIYNLTGIQFMQINSAFQLLSMVKSKSEILQNADKLLFMPDLFNFLLTGEKKSEYTISSTSQLLNAKSRKWENKIFNGLKIPKKNMCEIVFPGTKIGNLHPSICNSTGIKEIDVIAVGSHDTASAVAAVPNLNNNCIYISSGTWSLIGVESDMPIINEKSFTSNFTNEGGVGGKIRFLQNVMGMWIIQQLKKEWELEGKSFTYEQLNKIAKNAKPFRCFIDVDSHEFLNPPKMSIAINEYCKNTNQIIPKTKGEYIRSVLESLAVKYKTLIEELISITKKEINIINIVGGGSQNELLNQFTSNCTGLKVIAGPVEATALGNIMVQAISQKRIKDISHGRKIIANSVDLKEYSPTQTDLWELHYKNAKLIFQNK from the coding sequence ATGAAATCAAATAAATTTTTGGCAATAGATTTTGGTGCTGAAAGCGGCAGAGCAATTGTTGGAATTTTAGAAAATAATAAAATTAGATTAGAAGAAGTTCATCGGTTTCCAAATCGTCCAGTGAATATTCACGGAAGTTTATATTGGAATATTCTACAGTTATTTGAGGAATTGAAAACCGGAATATCTAAAGCTGTACAGAAAGGTCATGTTGATATTCAAAGCATTGCTGTTGATACTTGGGGAGTTGATTTTGGATTTGTTACACAAGACAATCAACTTCTTGGAAATCCTTTTGCTTACAGAGATTCCAGAACAAATGGGATATTAGAACATGCTTTTAAACTAATGCCAAAAAAAAATATATATAATTTAACCGGAATTCAATTCATGCAGATAAATTCTGCGTTCCAACTTTTGAGCATGGTTAAAAGTAAAAGTGAAATTTTACAAAATGCTGATAAACTTTTATTTATGCCAGATCTTTTTAACTTCTTACTAACCGGTGAAAAAAAATCTGAATATACAATTTCATCAACATCGCAACTACTTAATGCAAAAAGTAGAAAATGGGAAAACAAAATTTTTAACGGATTAAAAATTCCGAAAAAAAATATGTGTGAAATTGTTTTTCCCGGAACAAAAATTGGAAATCTTCATCCTTCAATCTGTAATTCTACAGGAATAAAAGAAATTGATGTAATTGCTGTGGGAAGTCACGATACGGCAAGTGCCGTTGCAGCTGTTCCCAATTTAAATAATAATTGTATTTACATAAGTTCTGGAACTTGGTCTTTAATTGGTGTTGAATCAGATATGCCAATTATAAATGAAAAGTCATTTACCTCCAATTTTACTAACGAAGGCGGAGTTGGCGGAAAAATAAGATTTTTGCAAAATGTAATGGGAATGTGGATTATCCAACAGTTAAAAAAAGAATGGGAATTGGAAGGAAAATCTTTCACTTATGAACAATTGAATAAAATTGCAAAAAATGCAAAACCTTTTAGATGTTTTATTGATGTTGATTCTCATGAATTTTTAAATCCACCGAAAATGTCAATTGCAATAAATGAATATTGTAAAAACACTAACCAAATAATTCCAAAAACAAAAGGGGAATATATTCGATCTGTTTTAGAAAGCTTAGCAGTAAAATATAAAACATTAATTGAAGAATTAATTTCGATTACGAAAAAAGAAATTAACATTATTAATATTGTTGGCGGCGGATCCCAAAATGAATTGTTAAATCAATTTACCTCAAATTGTACAGGTCTAAAAGTAATTGCCGGTCCGGTTGAGGCAACTGCTTTGGGAAATATTATGGTTCAAGCAATTTCGCAAAAAAGAATAAAAGACATTTCACACGGAAGAAAAATAATTGCAAACTCTGTTGATTTAAAAGAATATTCACCCACACAAACCGATTTATGGGAATTGCATTACAAAAATGCAAAACTTATTTTCCAAAATAAGTAA
- a CDS encoding (Fe-S)-binding protein, producing the protein MQVALFIPCLNEHIYPNAAISMVKILKYFKVNTVYVDDQTCCGQPAFNSGYQSEIIPLVEKFINLFADFDYVIAPSGSCVSMVKNHYQNLKINNSLDEKYKLLRNKIFEFTEFLIKVLNVKNFKAKFPHKVTFHDSCHALRELGISSEPRKILEMISGLELIEMNDSDVCCGFGGTFSYKYENVSVAMVERKCTNILDTKAEYCVGLDSSCLMNIEGFINKNKLNVNVIHIADLLAQSLGI; encoded by the coding sequence ATGCAAGTAGCATTATTTATTCCATGTCTAAATGAGCATATTTATCCAAATGCTGCAATATCAATGGTAAAGATTTTAAAATATTTTAAGGTCAATACAGTTTATGTTGATGATCAAACTTGTTGCGGACAGCCGGCGTTTAATTCCGGGTATCAAAGTGAAATAATACCTCTTGTAGAAAAATTTATTAATCTTTTTGCAGATTTTGATTATGTAATTGCACCATCCGGATCTTGCGTTAGTATGGTAAAAAATCATTATCAAAATTTAAAAATTAATAATTCTTTAGATGAAAAATATAAATTGCTCAGAAATAAAATTTTTGAGTTTACCGAATTTCTTATAAAAGTATTAAATGTTAAAAATTTTAAAGCAAAATTTCCTCATAAAGTTACTTTTCATGATTCTTGTCATGCGTTAAGAGAATTAGGTATTTCATCCGAGCCAAGAAAAATTTTAGAAATGATAAGTGGTTTAGAATTAATTGAAATGAATGATTCCGATGTTTGCTGCGGATTTGGCGGAACGTTTTCTTATAAATATGAAAATGTTTCTGTTGCGATGGTTGAAAGAAAATGTACTAATATTTTAGATACAAAAGCTGAATATTGCGTTGGACTTGATTCAAGTTGTTTGATGAACATTGAAGGATTTATAAATAAAAATAAATTAAATGTTAATGTAATTCACATTGCTGATTTATTAGCTCAAAGTTTAGGGATTTAA